Proteins co-encoded in one Brassica rapa cultivar Chiifu-401-42 chromosome A02, CAAS_Brap_v3.01, whole genome shotgun sequence genomic window:
- the LOC103853652 gene encoding uncharacterized protein LOC103853652, with translation MQRFCSKLRSISLHSNRNLSFASVPHRLIHHSRSPQSTLGFATTSKWSFVSPSNPTSTGSISVPHHLVQVRNITSKDKMAKWKKKWRPRTPITSKVKKVKIKFYSSYKDRFRPLNDGTIRRWKEGKRHNAHLKSKKSKRRLRQPGLVPPAYAKVMKKLNFCN, from the exons ATGCAGAGGTTTTGCAGTAAGCTGCGTTCCATCTCCCTCCACTCAAATCGGAATCTCTCTTTCGCCAGTGTTCCCCACCGTCTCATCCACCATTCTCGGAGTCCTCAGTCAACCCTAGGTTTCGCCACGACGAGTAAATGGAGCTTCGTTTCTCCGTCGAATCCCACCTCCACGGGGTCGATCTCCGTTCCTCATCAT TTGGTTCAAGTAAGGAATATCACTTCCAAGGATAAAATGGCGaaatggaagaagaagtggagacCTAGGACTCCAATCACATCCAAAGTCAAGAAAGTCAAGATCAAGTTTTACTC GTCATACAAAGACAGGTTTAGACCACTTAATGATGGTACCATCCGTCGCTGGAAAGAAGGCAAGCGCCACAACGCCCACTTGAAG TCAAAGAAATCAAAACGTAGACTGAGACAGCCTGGACTAGTACCACCAGCATATGCCAAAGTCATGAAGAAACTCAATTTCTGCAATTGA
- the LOC103853653 gene encoding ras-related protein RABA1c — translation MAGYKADDEYDYLFKVVLIGDSGVGKSNLLSRFTKNEFSLESKSTIGVEFATRSLNVDDKVIKAQIWDTAGQERYRAITSAYYRGAVGALLVYDVTRHSTFENVETWLKELRNHTDPNIVVMLVGNKSDLRHLVAVQTDDAKSFAEKESLYFMETSALDSTNVENAFAEVLTQIHCIVSRKAMEAASESANAPSKGDKIDLGKDVSAVKKGGCCSN, via the exons ATGGCGGGTTACAAAGCAGATGATGAATACGATTACCTTTTCAAGGTTGTTCTGATCGGTGATTCTGGTGTTGGGAAGTCCAATCTGCTTTCACGATTCACCAAGAACGAGTTTAGCCTCGAGTCCAAATCAACCATCGGTGTCGAGTTCGCGACTAGGAGCTTGAATGTTGATGATAAAGTCATCAAAGCCCAGATTTGGGATACTGCTGGTCAAGAAAG GTACCGAGCCATCACTAGCGCCTACTATCGAGGAGCCGTTGGAGCACTTCTTGTCTACGACGTGACCCGACACTCGACATTTGAAAACGTGGAGACATGGCTCAAAGAACTCAGAAACCACACCGACCCGAACATCGTAGTCATGCTCGTCGGCAACAAATCCGATCTCCGCCACCTCGTGGCTGTTCAGACAGACGATGCCAAGTCGTTCGCCGAGAAAGAGTCTCTTTACTTCATGGAAACGTCGGCTCTCGACTCCACCAATGTCGAGAACGCTTTCGCCGAAGTCCTCACTCAGATTCACTGCATTGTGAGCAGAaaggccatggaagctgcgAGCGAATCCGCTAATGCTCCGTCCAAAGGAGACAAGATCGATCTTGGTAAAGATGTCTCGGCAGTGAAGAAAGGTGGATGCTGCTCAAACTAA
- the LOC103853843 gene encoding uncharacterized protein LOC103853843: MDYLFWRKNSIIEPDDDRDPYPWIIWYIWEAKNDKLFRGIDRNPLELVRYAEGECQAWYNARDTVPNLPNAQTNEETQILRLSNICMVDGSWTSTAQFSGMGWVWKDTLGKIQLMGSRKLQRRETSLHSELEALKWAMESMLQHSTCQRFGTDCKDLIAMIEQPQDWPNFSTELEIIQTLRLCFLDFKISYFPRTQNEIADSLVRNAHHLKFE, encoded by the exons ATGGACTACCTTTTTTGGAGAAAGAATAGTATTATAGAGCCTGATGATGATAGAGATCCTTATCCTTGGATAATTTGGTACATCTGGGAAGCTAAGAATGACAAACTGTTTAGAGGTATAGATAGAAATCCATTGGAGCTAGTTAGGTATGCAGAGGGAGAGTGCCAAGCTTGGTATAATGCAAGAGACACTGTACCGAATCTGCCAAATGCACAGACTAATGAAGAAACACAAATCTTACGCTTGAGTAATATTTGTATGGTGGATGGTTCATGGACCTCCACAGCGCAGTTTAGCGGAATGGGATGGGTTTGGAAGGATACATTGGGGAAGATACAGCTCATGGGGTCAAGGAAATTACAGAGGAGGGAGACATCACTACACTCAGAGCTGGAAGCGCTAAAGTGGGCAATGGAGAGTATGCTACAACACTCGACCTGCCAGAGGTTTGGGACGGACTGCAAGGACCTGATTGCAATGATAGAGCAGCCACAAGATTGGCCCAACTTCTCAACTGAGCTGGAAATCATTCAAACTCTTCGGTTATGTTTTTTGGACTTCAAGATCAGCTACTTTCCAAGGACGCAGAATGAGATAGCAGATTCCTTAGTTAGGAATGCAC ACCatctcaagtttgagtaa
- the LOC103853654 gene encoding uncharacterized protein LOC103853654, translating to MACKFLCHLIIFAIITFVVQGFCGLDNVTLKQSKSGMVQNKPVWKVTLMNPCRCPLTNLKLSCTGFESVVPVDTLTKTGDVCLLKKDILGTFVFTYVWDTSFELKVISGTIKFKVVNGTITGCT from the exons ATGGCTTGCAAATTTCTTTGCCACCTAATCATCTTCGCCATCATCACCTTCGTCGTCCAAG GATTCTGTGGACTTGATAACGTTACTCTGAAACAATCCAAGTCCGGAATGGTTCAGAACAAACCAGTGTGGAAAGTGACATTGATGAACCCATGTAGATGCCCACTCACTAACCTAAAGTTGTCGTGCACTGGTTTCGAATCGGTTGTACCCGTTGATACGTTGACAAAAACTGGCGATGTGTGTCTTCTCAAAAAAGATATACTTGGAACCTTCGTTTTCACATACGTATGGGACACTAGCTTCGAGCTCAAGGTCATTAGTGGGACTATTAAGTTCAAGGTCGTTAATGGGACGATCACTGGTTGTACATGA
- the LOC108870789 gene encoding uncharacterized protein LOC108870789 — MTKKTGTGSGDLEGTTLEWTELRTVLVEMQTANTASIQQLGDTVGTLAARIEALTTALTARLDPQAQPVAQGQPQHPLHLPPPPLHRPHQQQIHPPQQHHPRAPPQHQQQQHLHQRHNIPAEEEADLHRRVYFEDLHQRHNYDDRWEKSFRVDIPEFHGGLRGDELIDWLVSVEEIMEFKQVPLDRRVPLVAMRFRGHAATWWKQLKLTRSRTGKAPIQSWDKLTKHLRQTFLPHNYERTMYTKLQNLRQGNRSVDDYAEEFALLLTRNEINDSQVQLVSRFIGGLRPQLQTSMAQFDPTTVGEAHRRAASFEQQTRSSNWSQSSTRGRSQDQPGRSTSATPTKEESDTTNPGTKPPGHDEQQLRRSARLNAIKCYACGETGHRQSACPHATRRGLLIDETIEEQDVYDSQDDNDQLDEEIHHTTGDTGHLLVVRRTCLAPRRHDEKWLRTNIFRSTCTINDRVCSFVIDSGSSKNVISEEAVDKLGLVRKTHPAPYTLGWLNDKVNIRISQRAIVSFSIGPHYKDRIYCDVAPMDISHLLLGRPWEFDRDIIHYGAENTYQFTWNTHKILLIPSKDSPPPSPTSTLPSPASSSTPKKPSLICSYEAFRSEMSTEEVAFALVPTTTSPLSSIAIHPDIASVLTEFLDVFPTDLPSSLPPLRDIQHHIDLVPGATLPNRPHYRMSPDEHEELRRQVEELLRKGHIRESLSPCAVPALLIPKKDGSWRMCVDRRAINKITVRYRFPIPRLDDLLDQIGSASIFSKIDLKSGYHQIRIRPGDEWKTAFKTREGLFEWLVMPFGLSNAPSTFMRIMNQSLRPFIGKFVVVYFDDILIFSSSMEEHLTHIRDVLHVLRRDQLFAAKQKCEFGVPEVLFLGYVVSGKGLAMDQSKVEAVRSWPIPKTV, encoded by the coding sequence ATGACAAAGAAAACGGGAACCGGAAGTGGCGACCTCGAGGGAACCACGTTGGAATGGACTGAGTTACGAACCGTACTTGTTGAGATGCAGACGGCGAACACCGCCTCTATCCAGCAATTAGGTGACACGGTAGGCACACTAGCCGCTCGCATTGAAGCCTTAACAACTGCCTTAACCGCTCGTTTGGATCCACAAGCCCAACCAGTCGCGCAAGGCCAACCTCAACATCCGCTTCACCTTCCACCACCACCTCTTCACCGTCCACATCAACAACAGATCCATCCACCGCAGCAGCACCATCCTCGCGCTCCACCAcaacaccaacaacaacaacacctaCACCAACGACATAATATTCCcgcagaagaagaagctgaccTCCATCGAAGGGTGTATTTTGAGGATCTCCATCAAAGACACAACTATGATGACCGCTGGGAAAAGAGCTTTCGGGTTGATATTCCAGAGTTTCACGGAGGTCTCCGCGGCGACGAACTTATCGATTGGTTGGTATCAGTAGAAGAAATCATGGAGTTTAAGCAGGTACCATTAGACCGTCGTGTTCCTTTAGTAGCCATGCGTTTCCGAGGCCATGCAGCAACTTGGTGGAAACAACTAAAGCTGACAAGATCACGTACGGGCAAGGCACCAATTCAATCATGGGATAAGTTAACAAAACACCTACGTCAAACGTTTCTACCGCACAATTACGAGAGAACAATGTATACGAAGCTTCAAAATTTGCGGCAAGGAAATCGTAGTGTAGACGACTACGCAGAGGAATTTGCTTTGTTATTAACTCGTAACGAGATTAATGACAGCCAAGTTCAGCTTGTTTCTCGTTTCATTGGAGGCTTACGTCCACAACTCCAAACTTCAATGGCTCAGTTCGATCCAACCACAGTGGGAGAAGCACACCGACGCGCCGCTTCATTTGAACAGCAGACTCGTTCATCTAACTGGTCTCAATCTTCTACTCGTGGTCGTTCTCAAGACCAACCGGGTAGAAGCACGTCAGCCACACCAACAAAGGAGGAGAGCGACACCACAAATCCGGGAACAAAACCACCGGGACATGATGAACAACAACTCCGCCGTTCAGCGCGTCTCAATGCTATTAAGTGTTACGCTTGTGGAGAGACAGGTCACAGACAGTCAGCGTGTCCTCATGCGACACGCCGAGGGTTACTAATCGATGAGACTATCGAAGAACAGGACGTCTATGACTCTCAAGATGACAATGACCAGCTCGACGAAGAGATCCATCACACCACCGGCGATACGGGACACTTACTCGTCGTCCGCAGAACTTGTCTTGCACCTCGTCGTCATGATGAAAAGTGGCTTCGAACAAATATCTTTCGCTCCACCTGCACGATCAACGACCGTGTCTGCAGCTTTGTGATCGATTCCGGCAGCAGCAAAAACGTTATCTCAGAAGAGGCAGTCGACAAGTTGGGACTCGTTCGTAAAACACATCCCGCGCCTTACACTCTAGGATGGCTTAACGACAAAGTAAACATCCGTATATCTCAACGAGCAATTGTTTCATTCTCTATCGGACCACATTATAAGGATCGCATATATTGTGATGTGGCTCCAATGGATATAAGCCACTTATTGTTAGGAAGACCATGGGAGTTCGATCGTGACATTATCCATTACGGTGCCGAGAACACTTATCAATTCACGTGGAACACTCATAAGATTCTCCTTATTCCATCCAAGGACTCTCCTCCGCCTTCCCCGACCTCCACCTTGCCATCGCCGGCCTCATCATCAACGCCAAAAAAGCCATCTCTCATATGCTCGTATGAAGCGTTCAGGTCCGAAATGAGTACGGAAGAAGTGGCTTTTGCTCTGGTCCCAACTACGACCTCACCTCTTTCTTCCATCGCTATTCACCCAGACATTGCATCAGTGTTAACAGAGTTTCTAGATGTCTTTCCAACGGACCTACCTAGTTCTTTACCACCATTGAGAGACATTCAACACCATATCGATCTAGTTCCAGGGGCAACTCTACCTAACCGTCCTCACTACAGGATGAGTCCTGACGAACACGAAGAACTACGTCGACAAGTGGAGGAGTTGCTTCGAAAAGGTCACATTCGTGAGAGCTTATCTCCTTGTGCGGTTCCCGCCCTTCTCATTCCAAAAAAAGATGGATCTTGGCGTATGTGTGTCGATAGAAGAGCCATCAACAAGATCACTGTGCGTTACCGTTTTCCGATACCACGGCTCGATGATCTTTTAGACCAAATCGGATCAGCATCAATATTCTCAAAAATTGATCTTAAAAGCGGTTATCATCAAATAAGGATCCGACCAGGAGATGAATGGAAGACAGCTTTTAAGACCCGCGAAGGATTATTCGAATGGCTCGTCATGCCTTTCGGATTGTCTAACGCACCAAGTACTTTCATGCGAATCATGAACCAGTCACTACGGCCGTTTATTGGGAAATTTGTTGTCGTCTACTTCGACGACATTCTAATCTTTAGCTCTTCCATGGAAGAACATCTTACTCATATTCGTGACGTCCTGCATGTTCTTCGGCGTGATCAACTTTTTGCGGCAAAGCAAAAATGCGAGTTCGGTGTTCCTGAGGTTTTATTCTTGGGATACGTCGTATCTGGTAAAGGATTGGCAATGGACCAATCCAAAGTGGAAGCAGTCCGTTCTTGGCCAATCCCAAAAACCGTCTGA